In the Apium graveolens cultivar Ventura unplaced genomic scaffold, ASM990537v1 ctg615, whole genome shotgun sequence genome, one interval contains:
- the LOC141703056 gene encoding uncharacterized protein LOC141703056, producing the protein METEKNKESTVGLNYPMLTRGNYTVWALKMKACMDAHGIWVAVSPKDPKAVVEEKKDKMALAVIYQGIPEDILLSIAEKETVKKAWEAVKVLCQGAERVKTARIQTLRSEFEAMIMKEGESLDDFCLKLNGLVINIRTLGDEMAEAYVVKKVLRAMPHKFLQITSAIEQFGDLEKMSIEEVIGSLKAHEERLRGQPDASGGTNQLLLTEEE; encoded by the coding sequence ATGGAGACCGAGAAAAATAAGGAGAGCACGGTTGGATTAAATTATCCCATGTTGACAAGGGGGAACTACACGGTGTGGGCCTTAAAGATGAAGGCGTGTATGGATGCACATGGAATATGGGTGGCAGTGTCACCAAAGGACCCGAAAGCTGTTGTTGAAGAAAAGAAAGACAAGATGGCATTGGCTGTTATCTATCAGGGAATCCCTGAGGATATTCTTTTGTCGATAGCGGAGAAAGAAACCGTGAAGAAGGCCTGGGAAGCAGTGAAGGTGCTTTGTCAGGGAGCAGAACGGGTGAAAACGGCTAGAATTCAAACTCTAAGATCAGAGTTTGAAGCAATGATTATGAAGGAAGGTGAATCTCTCGACGATTTTTGCCTAAAATTAAATGGACTAGTAATAAACATACGAACCCTGGGTGATGAAATGGCTGAGGCGTATGTTGTTAAAAAGGTATTGAGAGCAATGCCACATAAATTCTTGCAAATTACTTCCGCCATCGAGCAATTTGGCGATCTGGAGAAGATGAGCATTGAGGAAGTAATAGGTTCGTTGAAGGCGCATGAGGAAAGGCTCCGTGGACAACCTGATGCGAGTGGGGGCACTAATCAGTTGCTACTCACGGAGGAAGAATGA